The Flavobacteriales bacterium genome window below encodes:
- a CDS encoding SAM-dependent methyltransferase has translation PGVADPGHHLVMRAQQEGIKVIPHVGPSSILLTLMASGLNGQHFTFHGYLAKDDKDRAEQFKKMIKRWRTSGETHLFMDTPFRNMELYKEVLRVLPSEFSLCVARDITGPRQWIKTKSIGQWRKGKAPEIHKVPVMFAIGH, from the coding sequence GTCCTGGAGTGGCCGACCCTGGGCATCACCTAGTAATGCGAGCACAGCAGGAAGGTATCAAGGTAATCCCACACGTAGGCCCTTCATCCATCCTATTGACATTGATGGCCTCTGGATTGAATGGACAGCACTTCACCTTTCATGGCTATCTGGCCAAAGACGATAAGGACCGAGCGGAGCAATTCAAAAAGATGATCAAGCGTTGGCGTACTTCCGGTGAGACACATCTATTCATGGATACACCTTTTAGGAATATGGAACTGTACAAGGAGGTATTGCGCGTACTTCCTTCGGAGTTCTCACTCTGTGTAGCTCGGGATATCACCGGACCGCGTCAATGGATCAAGACGAAGTCCATCGGGCAATGGAGAAAAGGGAAAGCCCCCGAGATCCACAAAGTTCCTGTGATGTTCGCTATCGGTCATTGA